From the genome of Spinacia oleracea cultivar Varoflay chromosome 2, BTI_SOV_V1, whole genome shotgun sequence, one region includes:
- the LOC110805401 gene encoding uncharacterized protein isoform X4: MQEVAGERGGYLHGRGALDSDDLLYLKEQMEAEEDAERLLRRTEKRAFAAFKRAANLADSSPVPTPLSLRVEPKPKSGIRQQDLLKKVVEIKPKRSKLSNSSEGNQPSMGVTEIASSKHKVEELNVKERGSQLLSNEQASQKADNTVKSLLGLAYESSDSED, from the exons ATGCAAGAGGTTGCTGGAGAACGTGGAGGCTATCTTCATGGAAGGGGTG CATTAGACAGTGATGACCTCCTCTATCTAAAGGAGCAGATGGAAGCTGAGGAAGATGCCGAACGCCTTTTACGTCGCACTGAGAAACGAGCATTTGCTGCTTTCAAAA GAGCGGCAAATTTGGCAGATTCTTCACCTGTACCGACTCCCTTGTCTCTTCGAGTTGAGCCCAAGCCAAAGAGTGGAATAAG GCAGCAAGACCTGCTAAAGAAAGTAGTAGAGATTAAACCGAAGCGATCAAAGTTGTCAAACTCATCTGAAGGTAATCAGCCAAGTATGGGTGTAACTGAAATTGCTTCATCAAAGCACAAGGTTGAGGAGCTTAATGTAAAAGAAAGGGGTTCTCAGTTATTATCAAATGAACAAGCCTCCCAAAAAGCAGATAACACTGTAAAATCTTTACTAGGATTAGCATATGAAAGTTCTGATAGTGAAGATTGA
- the LOC110805401 gene encoding uncharacterized protein isoform X1, whose protein sequence is MRDFPATLGLGGWRNPAVARWLDSLQIAARVLSKNPQIRILAFLFGWLTMQMQEVAGERGGYLHGRGALDSDDLLYLKEQMEAEEDAERLLRRTEKRAFAAFKRAANLADSSPVPTPLSLRVEPKPKSGIRQQDLLKKVVEIKPKRSKLSNSSEGNQPSMGVTEIASSKHKVEELNVKERGSQLLSNEQASQKADNTVKSLLGLAYESSDSED, encoded by the exons ATGCGAGATTTTCCGGCGACTCTTGGGCTTGGTGGCTGGAGAAATCCGGCAGTAGCAAGGTGGCTGGACAGCCTCCAAATCGCAGCTAGGGTTTTAtccaaaaacccccaaattc GGATCCTGGCTTTTCTGTTCGGGTGGTTGACAATGCAGATGCAAGAGGTTGCTGGAGAACGTGGAGGCTATCTTCATGGAAGGGGTG CATTAGACAGTGATGACCTCCTCTATCTAAAGGAGCAGATGGAAGCTGAGGAAGATGCCGAACGCCTTTTACGTCGCACTGAGAAACGAGCATTTGCTGCTTTCAAAA GAGCGGCAAATTTGGCAGATTCTTCACCTGTACCGACTCCCTTGTCTCTTCGAGTTGAGCCCAAGCCAAAGAGTGGAATAAG GCAGCAAGACCTGCTAAAGAAAGTAGTAGAGATTAAACCGAAGCGATCAAAGTTGTCAAACTCATCTGAAGGTAATCAGCCAAGTATGGGTGTAACTGAAATTGCTTCATCAAAGCACAAGGTTGAGGAGCTTAATGTAAAAGAAAGGGGTTCTCAGTTATTATCAAATGAACAAGCCTCCCAAAAAGCAGATAACACTGTAAAATCTTTACTAGGATTAGCATATGAAAGTTCTGATAGTGAAGATTGA
- the LOC110805401 gene encoding uncharacterized protein isoform X3, translated as MQMQEVAGERGGYLHGRGALDSDDLLYLKEQMEAEEDAERLLRRTEKRAFAAFKRAANLADSSPVPTPLSLRVEPKPKSGIRQQDLLKKVVEIKPKRSKLSNSSEGNQPSMGVTEIASSKHKVEELNVKERGSQLLSNEQASQKADNTVKSLLGLAYESSDSED; from the exons ATGCAGATGCAAGAGGTTGCTGGAGAACGTGGAGGCTATCTTCATGGAAGGGGTG CATTAGACAGTGATGACCTCCTCTATCTAAAGGAGCAGATGGAAGCTGAGGAAGATGCCGAACGCCTTTTACGTCGCACTGAGAAACGAGCATTTGCTGCTTTCAAAA GAGCGGCAAATTTGGCAGATTCTTCACCTGTACCGACTCCCTTGTCTCTTCGAGTTGAGCCCAAGCCAAAGAGTGGAATAAG GCAGCAAGACCTGCTAAAGAAAGTAGTAGAGATTAAACCGAAGCGATCAAAGTTGTCAAACTCATCTGAAGGTAATCAGCCAAGTATGGGTGTAACTGAAATTGCTTCATCAAAGCACAAGGTTGAGGAGCTTAATGTAAAAGAAAGGGGTTCTCAGTTATTATCAAATGAACAAGCCTCCCAAAAAGCAGATAACACTGTAAAATCTTTACTAGGATTAGCATATGAAAGTTCTGATAGTGAAGATTGA